A DNA window from Pseudodesulfovibrio thermohalotolerans contains the following coding sequences:
- a CDS encoding 30S ribosomal protein S1, whose product MEKTNESVEMPEMEMNFADALDEYLNSDFGDLDEGTIVSGEVVKVDKDYVLVDVNFKSEGQIPVSEFTEADGTVTVSVGEKVDVFVARKNEAEGTIYLSRDKAKRMQLFDKLEELQEKDGEVVGRIIRRIKGGYTVDLGGVEAFLPGSHVDLRPVPDMDALVNQEFDFKILKINRRRSNVIVSRRVLLEEMRSEQREKLLETLEEGQVVQGKVKNITEYGVFIDLGGLDGLLHITDMSWKRIKHPKEMVGLGDDLELKILNFDREGQKVSLGLKQLVPDPWENIAEKYPEGSRFTGVITNLADYGAFVELENGVEGLVHISEMSWTRKLRHPSQMVKVGEEVDVVVLGVDPDKKRISLGMKQISPNPWDVVAEKYPEGTVLEGAIKNITEFGVFIGIEEGIDGLIHVSDISWTKKIRHPSEVYKVGDSVQAKVLTVDKENEKFTLGVKQLTEDPWTHVPAKYPVGQKVSGVVTNITDFGLFVEVEEGIEGLVHVSEISRKKIKSPSEMFKEGDTIEAKVIHVSADERRLGLSIKQTKEEPVRSGGGKSKSFGGDSVSAGSTLGDLLREKLEEAAGDALAAAEKEEAAAAEEVVEAEAPAEEEETK is encoded by the coding sequence ATGGAAAAAACTAATGAATCTGTTGAAATGCCCGAAATGGAGATGAATTTCGCCGATGCTCTTGACGAGTATCTGAATTCCGATTTCGGTGATCTGGACGAAGGGACTATTGTTTCCGGTGAAGTCGTCAAGGTCGACAAGGACTACGTGCTCGTCGACGTGAACTTCAAGTCCGAAGGACAAATCCCCGTTTCCGAATTCACCGAGGCTGACGGCACCGTGACCGTGTCCGTCGGCGAGAAGGTCGACGTTTTCGTCGCCCGCAAGAACGAAGCCGAAGGCACCATCTACTTGTCCCGCGACAAGGCCAAGCGGATGCAGCTTTTTGATAAACTGGAAGAACTCCAGGAGAAGGACGGCGAAGTCGTCGGCCGGATCATTCGCCGCATCAAGGGCGGCTACACCGTCGACCTGGGTGGCGTCGAGGCGTTCCTGCCCGGTTCCCACGTCGACCTGCGTCCCGTCCCCGACATGGACGCCCTGGTCAACCAGGAGTTCGATTTCAAGATCCTCAAGATCAACCGCCGCCGTTCCAACGTCATCGTGTCCCGCCGCGTGCTTCTCGAAGAGATGCGCAGCGAACAGCGCGAGAAGCTGCTGGAAACCCTCGAAGAGGGTCAGGTTGTGCAGGGCAAGGTCAAGAACATCACCGAGTACGGCGTGTTCATCGACCTGGGCGGTCTCGACGGCCTGCTGCACATCACCGACATGTCCTGGAAGCGCATCAAGCATCCCAAGGAAATGGTCGGCCTGGGCGACGATCTCGAACTGAAGATCCTGAACTTCGACCGCGAAGGCCAGAAGGTTTCCCTCGGCCTCAAGCAGCTCGTTCCCGATCCGTGGGAGAACATCGCCGAGAAGTACCCCGAGGGTTCCCGCTTCACCGGCGTCATCACCAACCTGGCCGACTACGGCGCATTCGTCGAGCTGGAGAACGGCGTCGAGGGCCTGGTCCACATCTCCGAGATGTCCTGGACCCGCAAGCTCCGTCACCCGTCCCAGATGGTCAAGGTCGGCGAGGAAGTCGACGTTGTCGTCCTCGGCGTGGACCCGGACAAGAAGCGCATCTCCCTCGGCATGAAGCAGATCTCCCCGAACCCGTGGGATGTCGTGGCCGAGAAGTACCCCGAGGGCACCGTCCTTGAGGGCGCCATCAAGAACATCACCGAGTTCGGTGTGTTCATCGGCATCGAGGAAGGCATCGACGGCCTGATCCACGTGTCCGACATCTCCTGGACCAAGAAGATCCGCCACCCCTCCGAGGTCTACAAGGTCGGTGATTCCGTCCAGGCCAAGGTCCTCACCGTGGACAAGGAGAACGAGAAGTTCACCCTGGGCGTGAAGCAGCTCACCGAAGACCCGTGGACCCATGTCCCGGCCAAGTACCCCGTGGGCCAGAAGGTCTCCGGCGTTGTCACCAACATCACCGACTTCGGTCTCTTCGTCGAGGTCGAGGAAGGTATCGAAGGCCTGGTTCACGTTTCCGAGATCAGCCGCAAGAAGATCAAGTCCCCCTCCGAGATGTTCAAGGAAGGCGACACCATCGAAGCCAAGGTCATCCACGTGTCCGCCGACGAGCGTCGTCTGGGCCTGTCCATCAAGCAGACCAAGGAAGAGCCTGTCCGCTCCGGCGGCGGCAAGTCCAAGTCCTTTGGCGGCGACAGCGTGAGCGCTGGCTCCACCCTGGGCGACCTGCTCCGCGAAAAGCTTGAGGAAGCCGCCGGCGATGCCCTGGCCGCTGCCGAAAAGGAAGAAGCCGCTGCAGCCGAAGAGGTTGTCGAAGCCGAGGCTCCGGCCGAGGAAGAAGAAACCAAGTAG
- the sppA gene encoding signal peptide peptidase SppA codes for MAGTKDRFSQRHPFLFGVMMIILAMALITGVMAFFRAMGWMPGSFALSGDKIGVVHVDGMILDSSRVVDFIRTLEDDGSVKGVLLRVDSPGGAIAPSQEIYAAVKKLNAIKPVIASYGSMAASGGYYCSCPARIIYANSGSITASIGVMAEFVTVADAMEKFGIKPEVLTTGKYKAAGTPLRNLTDAQREQMLDLMHDLHDQFVDHVAEARGMDRARVAAIADGRAVTGRQALSLGLVDRIGTQSDAIAELKREAGIEGRAALLEGPVTKQSFVRELMGAFKIDLTSSLQQGWTFSFK; via the coding sequence ATGGCAGGAACCAAAGACCGTTTCTCCCAGCGCCACCCCTTCTTGTTTGGGGTGATGATGATTATATTGGCCATGGCCCTCATAACGGGGGTCATGGCCTTTTTCCGCGCCATGGGGTGGATGCCCGGCTCCTTCGCCCTGTCCGGCGACAAGATCGGCGTCGTCCATGTGGACGGCATGATCCTCGACTCTTCGCGGGTCGTCGATTTCATCCGCACGCTTGAGGATGACGGTTCCGTCAAGGGCGTGCTTTTGCGCGTCGATTCACCCGGCGGGGCCATCGCGCCCTCCCAGGAAATATACGCGGCGGTCAAGAAGTTGAACGCCATCAAGCCGGTAATCGCTTCCTACGGCTCCATGGCCGCGTCCGGCGGCTATTACTGTTCCTGTCCGGCCCGGATCATCTACGCCAACTCCGGGTCCATCACCGCGTCCATCGGCGTCATGGCCGAGTTTGTCACCGTGGCGGACGCCATGGAAAAATTCGGCATCAAGCCGGAGGTCCTCACCACCGGCAAGTACAAGGCCGCGGGCACTCCTCTGCGGAATCTGACCGACGCGCAGCGTGAACAGATGCTCGACCTCATGCACGACCTTCACGATCAGTTCGTGGATCACGTCGCCGAGGCGCGCGGTATGGACCGGGCCCGCGTGGCCGCCATTGCCGACGGCCGGGCCGTCACCGGCAGGCAGGCCCTCTCCCTGGGGCTCGTGGACCGCATCGGCACCCAGTCGGACGCCATCGCCGAACTCAAGCGGGAAGCGGGCATCGAAGGCCGCGCCGCTCTCCTCGAAGGCCCCGTCACCAAACA